One genomic window of Salvelinus alpinus chromosome 17, SLU_Salpinus.1, whole genome shotgun sequence includes the following:
- the LOC139543017 gene encoding dolichol-phosphate mannosyltransferase subunit 1-like has protein sequence MASRKGSHQTRGNGDKYSVLLPTYNERENLPLIVWLLVKYFGESGYNYEIIVIDDGSPDGTLEVAEQLQKIYGEDKILLRPRARKLGLGTAYIHGIKHATGNYVFIMDADLSHHPKFIPEFIEKQREGGYDLVSGTRYRGDGGVYGWDLRRKLISRGANYVTQVLLRPGASDLTGSFRLYKKEVLESLVERCVSKGYVFQMEMIVRARQGNYTIGEVPISFVDRVYGESKLGGNEIVSFLKGLLTLFATT, from the exons ATGGCAAGCCGAAAAGGTTCACATCAGACCCGGGGAAATGGTGATAAATATTCGGTGTTGTTGCCAACTTACAATGAACGTGAGAATCTACCTCTTATTGTGTGGCTACTGGTGAAATACTTCGGTGAAAG TGGATATAACTATGAGATTATTGTAATTGATGATGGAAGTCCAGACGGGACACTTGAGGTGGCAGAACAACTGCAGAAGATATACGGAGAAGACAAGATA CTCCTTCGACCAAGAGCAAGGAAACTAGGGCTAG GTACTGCCTACATCCATGGCATTAAACATGCTACAGGGAACTATGTTTTCATAATGGACGCAGACCTCTCCCATCAT CCTAAATTTATTCCAGAATTCATAGA GAAACAGAGAGAAGGCGGGTATGATCTGGTGTCAGGCACCCGGTACAGAGGAGACGGTGGCGTATACGGTTGGGACCTGCGCAGGAAGCTCATCAG TCGGGGAGCTAACTATGTCACACAGGTGCTGCTGAGACCTGGGGCATCAGACCTGACTGGCAGCTTCAG GCTCTACAAGAAGGAAGTACTGGAGAGTCTGGTGGAGCGGTGTGTGTCCAAAGGCTACGTCTTTCAGATGGAGATGATTGTCCGTGCTAGACAGGGGAACTACACTATTGGAGAG GTTCCAATTTCGTTTGTGGATCGTGTTTATGGGGAGTCAAAACTGGGAGGAAATGAAATAGTATCGTTCCTGAAAGGACTGCTCACTCTCTTTGCGACAACATGA